A segment of the bacterium genome:
ATAGGAATCGCCCTTTCCTTGCTCAATTCCTCTCGTATAAAAAGGACTACCGTTTCAAACCCTAGTGGTGATGGCTCTTCCTTTGATGCCTGTGATTATAGCCTTACCGGCTCATATGGAAAAAATATTTTCCCCTCCCTTTCTTTTGGTTTTAACCTTCGCTATATCTCTCAAAAGATTGATACATTTTCTGCTTCAGGATTTGGAGGAGATTTTGGAATAATTAGCAGCCTTCCGATTGAAGGGGTAAGCATTGGAGCTGTTATTCAAAATATAGGAACAAAATTAAAGTTTGTTAAGGAAAGCGATAAACAGCCCTTTAATATCAAGGCTGGAATAGGTTATAAACTAAATAGGGCAAACATTGCTTTGGATATAAATAAACCAGCTGATAATAGTTTAGGAATAAACCTTGGTGGAGAATTTTGGGTAATCAATAATCTATGTTTTAGGGCAGGATATGCCTCTAGTGTAGACGAAGGCTCGGGAATAAGTGGAGGGTTAGGGATAGGATTTAAAGAGATTAAACTTGATTATGCCTATATTCCCCGTAAGCTTTTAAATGATAGCCATTATCTTTCATTAAAGATTGGCTTTGGTAAAGAGAAAGGGGAAAAACCCAAGGTTAAGAAAGTAGAGACTAAAGCAAAAGAGATTCCTAAAACAGAAAAAGCCCCAAAAACACCCCCTTCTTTAAAGCCTTCCTATTCATCCAAGCTCATTGTCTATTCAAATCCATCCCGAGCAAAGGTTTATTTGGATAATACCTTTCAAGGAACAACACCCATTATCCTTTATGACTTAATCCCACAAAAGCCCTACAAGATAAAGATAACCATAGATGGCTACAAGGATTGGGAAAAAGAATTTATTCCCAAAGAAAGGATGAATTCCTTAAGGGCTGACTTAATTAAATCCTCCTTTTAAGATATGTGTTTGTCTGTTTCAATAAACATACATAAAATGTACGTGTTTAACTAAAGCTAAATAAAATTTACATTAAGCTCTTTGTTAAAAAAGATAAGAATACAATTATTTTTGCACTATATTATGCGAAGAGCCAACAATAACTAATTCAGCCTATAAGTATTTTCTCTTCCCATTTCCACTTGAGTTTGCAAAATGAATTGACATAACAATTGCAATTGAAATATAATCTAATATATCATTAAGCAAAATACATTGATGTTACACAATAACACTATTTGGAGAGGGAAGGATAATAACTGTTGACTTGGGAATGGC
Coding sequences within it:
- a CDS encoding PorV/PorQ family protein, whose product is IGIALSLLNSSRIKRTTVSNPSGDGSSFDACDYSLTGSYGKNIFPSLSFGFNLRYISQKIDTFSASGFGGDFGIISSLPIEGVSIGAVIQNIGTKLKFVKESDKQPFNIKAGIGYKLNRANIALDINKPADNSLGINLGGEFWVINNLCFRAGYASSVDEGSGISGGLGIGFKEIKLDYAYIPRKLLNDSHYLSLKIGFGKEKGEKPKVKKVETKAKEIPKTEKAPKTPPSLKPSYSSKLIVYSNPSRAKVYLDNTFQGTTPIILYDLIPQKPYKIKITIDGYKDWEKEFIPKERMNSLRADLIKSSF